Part of the Longimicrobium sp. genome is shown below.
TGAGCGGTTCTTCGCCGGCGAGCCCACGGAACAGTCGCAGCTTCCCGGCGACGCGACCATCACCCGGCGCGTGAACCAGCGCGAGTGGGTGGGCTACTGCTACACCACGCCGGAGTCCGTCGCCCCCCGTTGACGGGCCGCGGCGGGAGCCGGGCTCGCCTCAGCTCCCCGACCGCGTCCAGATGAGGATTACCCCGCACGCGGAGTTGCTGCCGTTGTACTGCGGCGGAATGCGCGAGGCGTTGCCGTACGCCTCGATGGCCTCGATGTCTTCCGTCTGAACGAGGTCGTTGATGGAAACCCCGCCGGGCCCGTTCGCCGTGCCTTGCGACACGATGGTGCCGTCCAGGTACATCACCGGCAGGCACACGTCGGCCTGGCCCCGCTGCGTGCGGGCGATCGCGCCGTTGGTCTGCTGAGAGGTAAAGGTCACGTACTCGGTGCCGCGGCGGTCGCGGTACAGGCGGATGCCCTGCACGTCGTCCAGCACCTGGGCCAGCCGCGCTCCCCGCCGGCGCTCGATCTCTTCCCGGCGCATGAACCGCCCGAACCCCGTCGCCTCGCGATCGTAGAACCCGGTGGGCTCCAGCGACGCGATGCGCCGGGGACCCTGCCGGC
Proteins encoded:
- a CDS encoding carboxypeptidase-like regulatory domain-containing protein, which gives rise to MTTLRAGLIALTALVLGVPLQAQSIRGRVVDAAGEGVPEASVVATGGGGRQQAVHTGADGAFVLALRGPGVYRLNVTRTGYAPAASGEITVSAAEAVEVSVRVAAQPLGLQAVTVTGRQGPRRIASLEPTGFYDREATGFGRFMRREEIERRRGARLAQVLDDVQGIRLYRDRRGTEYVTFTSQQTNGAIARTQRGQADVCLPVMYLDGTIVSQGTANGPGGVSINDLVQTEDIEAIEAYGNASRIPPQYNGSNSACGVILIWTRSGS